A window of the Pedobacter frigiditerrae genome harbors these coding sequences:
- a CDS encoding DUF3703 domain-containing protein, producing the protein MMPKILKNYYAIELAHYNSHLKKGDFQHSWYHLERAHVIGQAYPYQHTYAHWKMLKFGFRIKSINEIMGQIPRLLVGGIKSFVGKIPVGNTGGSNIAPLKNLPIENDILEMFKEAELKAYK; encoded by the coding sequence ATGATGCCAAAGATTCTTAAAAATTATTATGCCATAGAGTTAGCTCATTACAACAGTCATTTAAAAAAAGGCGATTTTCAGCATTCGTGGTATCATTTAGAAAGAGCACATGTAATTGGCCAAGCATATCCTTATCAGCATACCTATGCGCACTGGAAAATGTTAAAATTTGGATTTCGCATTAAAAGTATCAATGAAATTATGGGTCAAATTCCCAGATTGTTGGTTGGTGGCATTAAGTCTTTTGTTGGCAAAATACCGGTGGGCAACACTGGGGGTTCAAACATTGCACCACTAAAAAATTTACCTATTGAAAATGACATCTTAGAAATGTTTAAAGAGGCTGAATTAAAAGCCTACAAATAA